Proteins encoded together in one Zerene cesonia ecotype Mississippi chromosome 22, Zerene_cesonia_1.1, whole genome shotgun sequence window:
- the LOC119836004 gene encoding deubiquitinase DESI2 isoform X2 encodes METTPLLSHDSDDESCGICTMFPSCMSLLPRRNEPRPPKPGQAPVVLNVYDMYWTNWYTAGAGVGVFHSGVQVHGSEWAYGGHPYAFTGVFEITPRDERELGDQFRFRQSVHIGYTDFSEEEVRRLVTELGKQFRGDRYHLMNNNCNHFTSAFCLALCDRDIPAWVNRLAYVSSCVPFLQRCLPKEWLTPAALQQSLAVHSRSSSPATPQ; translated from the exons ATGGAAACTACTCCATTACTTAGTCATGATAGTGATGATgag TCGTGCGGCATTTGCACGATGTTTCCGTCGTGCATGTCACTGCTGCCGCGGCGGAATGAACCGCGCCCGCCGAAGCCCGGTCAGGCGCCGGTCGTGCTCAATGTGTACGATATGTACTGGACCAATTG GTACACAGCCGGCGCTGGTGTCGGTGTGTTCCACAGCGGCGTGCAAGTCCACGGCTCCGAGTGGGCGTACGGCGGGCACCCGTACGCGTTCACCGGCGTGTTCGAGATAACGCCGCGCGACGAGCGCGAGCTCGGCGATCAGTTTCGGTTTAG ACAAAGTGTACATATAGGATATACCGACTTCAGCGAAGAGGAGGTGCGCCGGCTTGTCACCGAATTGGGCAAGCAATTCCGGGGCGACAG GTACCACCTCATGAACAATAACTGTAATCATTTCACATCCGCCTTTTGTCTG GCGCTGTGCGACAGAGACATTCCCGCGTGGGTCAATCGTCTTGCGTACGTCAGTTCCTGTGTGCCATTTTTACAGAGATGTTTACCGAA GGAATGGCTGACGCCGGCCGCGCTGCAGCAGTCGCTCGCCGTGCACTCGCGCTCCTCCTCGCCCGCCACGCCGCAATAG
- the LOC119836004 gene encoding deubiquitinase DESI2 isoform X1 translates to MKKCDVHRNRTEREPPDRSANDRDPLIKPPVIVQEDPHDNQNLSCGICTMFPSCMSLLPRRNEPRPPKPGQAPVVLNVYDMYWTNWYTAGAGVGVFHSGVQVHGSEWAYGGHPYAFTGVFEITPRDERELGDQFRFRQSVHIGYTDFSEEEVRRLVTELGKQFRGDRYHLMNNNCNHFTSAFCLALCDRDIPAWVNRLAYVSSCVPFLQRCLPKEWLTPAALQQSLAVHSRSSSPATPQ, encoded by the exons ATGAAGAAATGTGATGTCCACCGTAACCGTACTGAACGGGAGCCTCCAGACCGTTCGGCAAATGACCGAGATCCATTGATAAAGCCTCCGGTTATCGTACAGGAGGATCCTCACGATAATCAGAATTTA TCGTGCGGCATTTGCACGATGTTTCCGTCGTGCATGTCACTGCTGCCGCGGCGGAATGAACCGCGCCCGCCGAAGCCCGGTCAGGCGCCGGTCGTGCTCAATGTGTACGATATGTACTGGACCAATTG GTACACAGCCGGCGCTGGTGTCGGTGTGTTCCACAGCGGCGTGCAAGTCCACGGCTCCGAGTGGGCGTACGGCGGGCACCCGTACGCGTTCACCGGCGTGTTCGAGATAACGCCGCGCGACGAGCGCGAGCTCGGCGATCAGTTTCGGTTTAG ACAAAGTGTACATATAGGATATACCGACTTCAGCGAAGAGGAGGTGCGCCGGCTTGTCACCGAATTGGGCAAGCAATTCCGGGGCGACAG GTACCACCTCATGAACAATAACTGTAATCATTTCACATCCGCCTTTTGTCTG GCGCTGTGCGACAGAGACATTCCCGCGTGGGTCAATCGTCTTGCGTACGTCAGTTCCTGTGTGCCATTTTTACAGAGATGTTTACCGAA GGAATGGCTGACGCCGGCCGCGCTGCAGCAGTCGCTCGCCGTGCACTCGCGCTCCTCCTCGCCCGCCACGCCGCAATAG
- the LOC119836004 gene encoding deubiquitinase DESI2 isoform X3 produces MFPSCMSLLPRRNEPRPPKPGQAPVVLNVYDMYWTNWYTAGAGVGVFHSGVQVHGSEWAYGGHPYAFTGVFEITPRDERELGDQFRFRQSVHIGYTDFSEEEVRRLVTELGKQFRGDRYHLMNNNCNHFTSAFCLALCDRDIPAWVNRLAYVSSCVPFLQRCLPKEWLTPAALQQSLAVHSRSSSPATPQ; encoded by the exons ATGTTTCCGTCGTGCATGTCACTGCTGCCGCGGCGGAATGAACCGCGCCCGCCGAAGCCCGGTCAGGCGCCGGTCGTGCTCAATGTGTACGATATGTACTGGACCAATTG GTACACAGCCGGCGCTGGTGTCGGTGTGTTCCACAGCGGCGTGCAAGTCCACGGCTCCGAGTGGGCGTACGGCGGGCACCCGTACGCGTTCACCGGCGTGTTCGAGATAACGCCGCGCGACGAGCGCGAGCTCGGCGATCAGTTTCGGTTTAG ACAAAGTGTACATATAGGATATACCGACTTCAGCGAAGAGGAGGTGCGCCGGCTTGTCACCGAATTGGGCAAGCAATTCCGGGGCGACAG GTACCACCTCATGAACAATAACTGTAATCATTTCACATCCGCCTTTTGTCTG GCGCTGTGCGACAGAGACATTCCCGCGTGGGTCAATCGTCTTGCGTACGTCAGTTCCTGTGTGCCATTTTTACAGAGATGTTTACCGAA GGAATGGCTGACGCCGGCCGCGCTGCAGCAGTCGCTCGCCGTGCACTCGCGCTCCTCCTCGCCCGCCACGCCGCAATAG
- the LOC119836003 gene encoding heterogeneous nuclear ribonucleoprotein U-like protein 1 isoform X2: MDPAKMKVVDLRSELGALGLDTKGNKPALVERLKKALEAKSGKSLPDTSILETSTEDADEPATPRKPAPRTTRRTSSSRLAATPLKIAREEPSEPIQEKEEEIKEPEKVPSPVKQPEVEEEPPKPIEKPKEAEESQSPDEEMEDSQDDKSQSSVKEEENVQAPEQPMEVDQKPNDNVEEVKEKENEQELEPEPEKEGENEKEEEKEEEQKQEQEKEKEEDKKDGEDEKSEKMEQDDDGEKDKENCDEEQREERPRELTEEEEWEILNEKLRIKEQERIEREKRQAEEDAKLLEELSKPMALLPKKDNVEQKPVEPELNDNKVTLSWYDSDLNQYLELPELSSAVALSEGAFSHAWAGARATHGALHQRICFEVRVGSIITTNEAAEKETVLNGLRIGWSTDDSTLHLGEGEFSFGYESTGRAVNNGEFKEYGKEFQEKDVIGAYLDLQSSPCKIFYTLNGVELGTAFEFDKAQLGERALFPHVLTKNMCYKVNMGYEKYTLLTRTKIVRKRIEVPIEQVLEEKRKREEEIKKRKEEMVRKRQERQKKKREERERAEKERKEKEEEDKKNDSMETDKDDKDEDKDKSEDGGKEEEDEKEEAQENGVKTEENADAAVEVKAEPTETEAEESKAECETKEEIVTGDVSEVTEEQVMLGATLDKRVKFVIRHTVEEELDGTEACLVPGYVFISQADLVEGPRRPNSNAECEVILMVGMPGAGKTYWARKHCAENPDKRYNILSTGALFDKMKVDCKPFRSTYEGRWDAMVSKCAKCVLKLLETAKGRRRNFILDQTNVYPSAQRRKLREFEGFRRVAVVLVPRADELARRQASRETADGKEVPDPAVLDMKANFSLPEKGNWVDEVIFPELGEEEAKAVIEEYHKEARAAGVVREKEKRERSAARDAPPAKRPRSAERRRPRDDRRREHGRDRDRWSSGGSRWGPGGMAGAGGGAPRGGRWGPAPPRDRPAPQPGRFDRWPQGNRNDFGRDRDFRGRGPGGPGGPGGPMGPGMGPMGPGPRQDRGPRGPMDNRFGPNRDRPQNRPNQADKRPPGAPGAMGAGGAGGAGGAAGGAAGGAGAGAGSWQRGSQAGGPRAHRAGQPPRPNNPKDGNNQVQNPIQNQGANQNQNQNQNQQGWNQWAGGWGGWGNWGNQNQGWGNWNNWNNWGNNQGQGNNANQQQGQQGNKGQQGQQGQQGQQQWSNNYAAQQWYQWQQWQQQQQGWQGYGSGAGGQQSATPADQAQAWAQYYQNYGAGNAAAASTTPGAIEKK; this comes from the exons ATGGATCCCGCTAAAATGAAAGTGGTCGATCTACGATCGGAGCTTGGTGCCCTAGGATTAGATACTAAGGGCAACAAGCCGGCATTAGTGGAAAGATTAAAAAAGGCGCTTGAAGCAAAATCTGGAAAAA GCCTACCCGACACATCGATTCTAGAAACCTCAACAGAGGATGCAGATGAACCTGCTACTCCACGGAAACCAGCTCCGAGAACTACAAGAAGAACCTCATCATCAAGACTTGCTGCTACTCCTCTTAAG ataGCAAGAGAGGAACCATCAGAACCCATCCAAGAAAAAGAGGAAGAAATTAAAGAACCAGAGAAAGTACCATCTCCTGTCAAACAACCAGAAGTTGAAGAAGAGCCCCCCAAACCAATAGAGAAACCAAAAGAAGCCGAAGAGAGTCAAAGTCCCGATGAAGAAATGGAAGACAGTCAAGATGATAA GAGTCAATCATCAgtaaaagaagaagaaaatgtGCAAGCACcag aaCAACCAATGGAAGTTGACCAGAAGCCAAATGATAATGTTGAAGAggtaaaagaaaaagaaaatgaacaGGAACTGGAACCGGAACCGGAAAAGGAAGgagaaaatgaaaaagaagaagaaaaggAAGAGGAGCAGAAACAGGAAcaggaaaaggaaaaagaaGAAGATAAAAAAGATGGAGAAGATGAGAAATCAGAGAAGATGGAACAAGATGATGATGGtgaaaaggataaggaaaattGTGATGAGGAACAAAGGGAGGAg AGGCCACGAGAATTGACAGAAGAAGAAGAGTGggaaatattgaatgaaaagCTCCGTATCAAGGAACAAGAGAGGATTGAACGGGAAAAGCGGCAGGCTGAGGAGGATGCCAAGTTGCTTGAAGAATTGAGCAAG CCCATGGCCCTGTTACCAAAGAAGGACAATGTGGAACAAAAGCCAGTCGAACCTGAATTGAATGACAACAAAGTGACACTTTCCTGGT ACGACAGCGACCTGAACCAGTACCTGGAGCTGCCGGAGCTGAGCAGCGCGGTGGCGCTGAGCGAGGGCGCCTTCTCGCACGCGTGGGCCGGCGCGCGCGCCACGCACGGCGCGCTGCACCAGCGGATCTGCTTCGAG GTACGAGTGGGTTCCATTATTACAACCAACGAGGCAGCTGAGAAAGAAACTGTACTAAATGGTCTAAGAATCGGCTGGTCTACTGACGATTCCACATTACATCTTG GTGAAGGCGAATTTAGTTTCGGGTACGAGAGCACCGGACGTGCTGTGAACAATGGAGAGTTCAAAGAGTATGGCAAGGAGTTCCAAGAGAAGGATGTTATCGGAGCTTATTTG GATCTCCAATCGAGCCCGTGCAAGATATTCTACACGTTGAACGGCGTGGAGCTGGGCACCGCGTTCGAGTTCGACAAGGCGCAGCTCGGCGAGCGCGCCCTGTTCCCGCACGTGCTCACCAAGAACATGTGCTATAAAGTTAATATGGGATATGAGAA GTACACTCTGTTGACGAGAACGAAAATCGTGCGTAAGCGCATCGAAGTGCCGATCGAGCAGGTGTTAGAAGAGAAGCGTAAACGCGAGGAGGAGATCAAGAAGAGAAAGGAAGAGATGGTCCGAAAGAGACAGGAGAGACAAAAGAAAAAGAGAgag GAGAGAGAAAGAGCCGAAAAAGAACGAAAAGAGAAGGAGGAAGAGGACAAGAAGAACGACAGCATGGAAACGGACAAGGATGATAAGGATGAGGACAAGGACAAGAGCGAAGACGGAGGAAAGGAAGAGGAAGACGAGAAGGAAGAAGCTCAA gAAAACGGTGTGAAAACTGAAGAGAACGCTGACGCAGCGGTAGAGGTGAAGGCAGAACCAACTGAAACTGAAGCAGAAGAAAGTAAAGCTGAATGCGAGACCAAGGAAGAAATTG TAACAGGAGACGTGTCCGAGGTGACTGAAGAGCAAGTGATGCTCGGAGCCACACTCGACAAGAGGGTCAAGTTTGTTATCAG GCACACAGTGGAAGAAGAGTTAGACGGCACCGAGGCCTGCCTCGTGCCGGGCTATGTGTTCATATCTCAGGCCGACCTAGTCGAAGGGCCTAGGCGACCTAACTCTAACGCCGAGTGCGAG GTGATCCTCATGGTGGGTATGCCCGGCGCGGGCAAGACGTACTGGGCGCGCAAGCATTGCGCCGAAAACCCGGACAAGCGGTACAACATACTGTCCACCGGCGCGCTCTTCGATAAGATGAAG gtGGACTGCAAACCCTTCCGCTCGACATACGAAGGCCGGTGGGACGCCATGGTGTCGAAGTGCGCTAAATGCGTGCTTAAACTGTTAGAAACTGCTAAGGGCAGACGCAGAAACTTTATTCTAGATCAG ACGAACGTGTACCCGTCGGCGCAGCGGCGCAAGCTGCGCGAGTTCGAGGGGTTCCGGCGCGTGGCCGTGGTGCTGGTGCCGCGCGCCGACGAGCTGGCGCGCCGCCAGGCCTCGCGCGAGACCGCCGACGGGAAGGAGGTGCCCGACCCCGCCGTGCTCGACATGAAGG CGAACTTCAGCCTCCCCGAGAAGGGTAACTGGGTGGACGAGGTGATATTCCCGGAGCTCGGTGAGGAGGAAGCCAAAGCGGTGATTGAGGAGTACCACAAGGAGGCGCGCGCCGCGGGAGTTGTGAGGGAGAAGGAGAAGAGGGAGCGCTCCGCCGCGAGGGACGCACCGCCCGCCAAGAGGCCGCGCTCGGCCGAGAGGAGGCGTCCCAGAGACGATAGGAGGAGGGAGCATGGAAGGGATAGAG ACCGCTGGAGCAGCGGCGGCAGCAGGTGGGGTCCCGGGGGCATGGCAGGAGCCGGCGGTGGGGCCCCGCGGGGTGGCCGCTGGGGCCCCGCGCCGCCGAGGGACCGGCCCGCGCCCCAGCCGGGACGGTTTGATCGATGGCCACAAGGGAACAG GAATGACTTTGGTCGTGATCGCGACTTCCGCGGTCGTGGACCCGGCGGGCCCGGAGGCCCTGGTGGTCCAATGGGACCGGGCATGGGGCCCATGGGCCCCGGCCCGCGGCAGGACAGAGGCCCGCGGGGGCCTATGGACAACAGGTTCGGGCCGAACCGCGATCGCCCGCAGAACAGGCCGAACCAGGCGGACAAACGACCGCCCG GTGCGCCGGGCGCGATGGGCGCGGGCGgtgcgggcggcgcgggcggcgcggcaggcggcgcggcgggcggcgcgggcgcgggcgcgggctcGTGGCAGCGCGGCTCGCAGGCGGGCGGCCCGCGCGCGCACCGCGCGGGGCAGCCGCCGCGACCCAACAACCCCAAG GATGGCAACAACCAAGTGCAGAACCCGATTCAAAATCAGGGCGCGAACCAAAACCAAAACCAGAATCAGAATCAACAGGGTTGGAACCAGTGGGCCGGCGGCTGGGGCGGATGGGGAAATTGGGGTAACCAGAACCaag GCTGGGGTAACTGGAATAACTGGAACAACTGGGGCAACAATCAGGGGCAAGGAAACAACGCCAATCAGCAACAGGGGCAGCAAGGCAACAAGGGGCAACAGGGCCAGCAAGGGCAACAGGGCCAACAGCAGTGGTCGAACAACTACGCGGCGCAGCAGTGGTACCAGTGGCAACAGTGGCAACAACAGCAACAGGGCTGGCAGGGG TACGGTTCGGGTGCCGGTGGACAACAAAGCGCAACGCCCGCGGATCAAGCGCAAGCCTGGGCGCAATACTATCAG aacTACGGTGCCGGTAACGCGGCGGCGGCAAGCACGACACCCGGAGCTATCGAAAAGAAGTAA
- the LOC119836003 gene encoding heterogeneous nuclear ribonucleoprotein U-like protein 1 isoform X1, whose translation MDPAKMKVVDLRSELGALGLDTKGNKPALVERLKKALEAKSGKSLPDTSILETSTEDADEPATPRKPAPRTTRRTSSSRLAATPLKIAREEPSEPIQEKEEEIKEPEKVPSPVKQPEVEEEPPKPIEKPKEAEESQSPDEEMEDSQDDKSQSSVKEEENVQAPEQPMEVDQKPNDNVEEVKEKENEQELEPEPEKEGENEKEEEKEEEQKQEQEKEKEEDKKDGEDEKSEKMEQDDDGEKDKENCDEEQREERPRELTEEEEWEILNEKLRIKEQERIEREKRQAEEDAKLLEELSKNPIKLQRLKRKQEKKARWSNYYRTIEATNEILTPPPEPMALLPKKDNVEQKPVEPELNDNKVTLSWYDSDLNQYLELPELSSAVALSEGAFSHAWAGARATHGALHQRICFEVRVGSIITTNEAAEKETVLNGLRIGWSTDDSTLHLGEGEFSFGYESTGRAVNNGEFKEYGKEFQEKDVIGAYLDLQSSPCKIFYTLNGVELGTAFEFDKAQLGERALFPHVLTKNMCYKVNMGYEKYTLLTRTKIVRKRIEVPIEQVLEEKRKREEEIKKRKEEMVRKRQERQKKKREERERAEKERKEKEEEDKKNDSMETDKDDKDEDKDKSEDGGKEEEDEKEEAQENGVKTEENADAAVEVKAEPTETEAEESKAECETKEEIVTGDVSEVTEEQVMLGATLDKRVKFVIRHTVEEELDGTEACLVPGYVFISQADLVEGPRRPNSNAECEVILMVGMPGAGKTYWARKHCAENPDKRYNILSTGALFDKMKVDCKPFRSTYEGRWDAMVSKCAKCVLKLLETAKGRRRNFILDQTNVYPSAQRRKLREFEGFRRVAVVLVPRADELARRQASRETADGKEVPDPAVLDMKANFSLPEKGNWVDEVIFPELGEEEAKAVIEEYHKEARAAGVVREKEKRERSAARDAPPAKRPRSAERRRPRDDRRREHGRDRDRWSSGGSRWGPGGMAGAGGGAPRGGRWGPAPPRDRPAPQPGRFDRWPQGNRNDFGRDRDFRGRGPGGPGGPGGPMGPGMGPMGPGPRQDRGPRGPMDNRFGPNRDRPQNRPNQADKRPPGAPGAMGAGGAGGAGGAAGGAAGGAGAGAGSWQRGSQAGGPRAHRAGQPPRPNNPKDGNNQVQNPIQNQGANQNQNQNQNQQGWNQWAGGWGGWGNWGNQNQGWGNWNNWNNWGNNQGQGNNANQQQGQQGNKGQQGQQGQQGQQQWSNNYAAQQWYQWQQWQQQQQGWQGYGSGAGGQQSATPADQAQAWAQYYQNYGAGNAAAASTTPGAIEKK comes from the exons ATGGATCCCGCTAAAATGAAAGTGGTCGATCTACGATCGGAGCTTGGTGCCCTAGGATTAGATACTAAGGGCAACAAGCCGGCATTAGTGGAAAGATTAAAAAAGGCGCTTGAAGCAAAATCTGGAAAAA GCCTACCCGACACATCGATTCTAGAAACCTCAACAGAGGATGCAGATGAACCTGCTACTCCACGGAAACCAGCTCCGAGAACTACAAGAAGAACCTCATCATCAAGACTTGCTGCTACTCCTCTTAAG ataGCAAGAGAGGAACCATCAGAACCCATCCAAGAAAAAGAGGAAGAAATTAAAGAACCAGAGAAAGTACCATCTCCTGTCAAACAACCAGAAGTTGAAGAAGAGCCCCCCAAACCAATAGAGAAACCAAAAGAAGCCGAAGAGAGTCAAAGTCCCGATGAAGAAATGGAAGACAGTCAAGATGATAA GAGTCAATCATCAgtaaaagaagaagaaaatgtGCAAGCACcag aaCAACCAATGGAAGTTGACCAGAAGCCAAATGATAATGTTGAAGAggtaaaagaaaaagaaaatgaacaGGAACTGGAACCGGAACCGGAAAAGGAAGgagaaaatgaaaaagaagaagaaaaggAAGAGGAGCAGAAACAGGAAcaggaaaaggaaaaagaaGAAGATAAAAAAGATGGAGAAGATGAGAAATCAGAGAAGATGGAACAAGATGATGATGGtgaaaaggataaggaaaattGTGATGAGGAACAAAGGGAGGAg AGGCCACGAGAATTGACAGAAGAAGAAGAGTGggaaatattgaatgaaaagCTCCGTATCAAGGAACAAGAGAGGATTGAACGGGAAAAGCGGCAGGCTGAGGAGGATGCCAAGTTGCTTGAAGAATTGAGCAAG AATCCAATAAAGCTGCAGCGTTTAAAACGCAAGCAAGAAAAGAAAGCGAGATGGAGTAACTACTATAGAACTATTGAGGCGACCAATGAGATACTGACACCACCTCCTGAG CCCATGGCCCTGTTACCAAAGAAGGACAATGTGGAACAAAAGCCAGTCGAACCTGAATTGAATGACAACAAAGTGACACTTTCCTGGT ACGACAGCGACCTGAACCAGTACCTGGAGCTGCCGGAGCTGAGCAGCGCGGTGGCGCTGAGCGAGGGCGCCTTCTCGCACGCGTGGGCCGGCGCGCGCGCCACGCACGGCGCGCTGCACCAGCGGATCTGCTTCGAG GTACGAGTGGGTTCCATTATTACAACCAACGAGGCAGCTGAGAAAGAAACTGTACTAAATGGTCTAAGAATCGGCTGGTCTACTGACGATTCCACATTACATCTTG GTGAAGGCGAATTTAGTTTCGGGTACGAGAGCACCGGACGTGCTGTGAACAATGGAGAGTTCAAAGAGTATGGCAAGGAGTTCCAAGAGAAGGATGTTATCGGAGCTTATTTG GATCTCCAATCGAGCCCGTGCAAGATATTCTACACGTTGAACGGCGTGGAGCTGGGCACCGCGTTCGAGTTCGACAAGGCGCAGCTCGGCGAGCGCGCCCTGTTCCCGCACGTGCTCACCAAGAACATGTGCTATAAAGTTAATATGGGATATGAGAA GTACACTCTGTTGACGAGAACGAAAATCGTGCGTAAGCGCATCGAAGTGCCGATCGAGCAGGTGTTAGAAGAGAAGCGTAAACGCGAGGAGGAGATCAAGAAGAGAAAGGAAGAGATGGTCCGAAAGAGACAGGAGAGACAAAAGAAAAAGAGAgag GAGAGAGAAAGAGCCGAAAAAGAACGAAAAGAGAAGGAGGAAGAGGACAAGAAGAACGACAGCATGGAAACGGACAAGGATGATAAGGATGAGGACAAGGACAAGAGCGAAGACGGAGGAAAGGAAGAGGAAGACGAGAAGGAAGAAGCTCAA gAAAACGGTGTGAAAACTGAAGAGAACGCTGACGCAGCGGTAGAGGTGAAGGCAGAACCAACTGAAACTGAAGCAGAAGAAAGTAAAGCTGAATGCGAGACCAAGGAAGAAATTG TAACAGGAGACGTGTCCGAGGTGACTGAAGAGCAAGTGATGCTCGGAGCCACACTCGACAAGAGGGTCAAGTTTGTTATCAG GCACACAGTGGAAGAAGAGTTAGACGGCACCGAGGCCTGCCTCGTGCCGGGCTATGTGTTCATATCTCAGGCCGACCTAGTCGAAGGGCCTAGGCGACCTAACTCTAACGCCGAGTGCGAG GTGATCCTCATGGTGGGTATGCCCGGCGCGGGCAAGACGTACTGGGCGCGCAAGCATTGCGCCGAAAACCCGGACAAGCGGTACAACATACTGTCCACCGGCGCGCTCTTCGATAAGATGAAG gtGGACTGCAAACCCTTCCGCTCGACATACGAAGGCCGGTGGGACGCCATGGTGTCGAAGTGCGCTAAATGCGTGCTTAAACTGTTAGAAACTGCTAAGGGCAGACGCAGAAACTTTATTCTAGATCAG ACGAACGTGTACCCGTCGGCGCAGCGGCGCAAGCTGCGCGAGTTCGAGGGGTTCCGGCGCGTGGCCGTGGTGCTGGTGCCGCGCGCCGACGAGCTGGCGCGCCGCCAGGCCTCGCGCGAGACCGCCGACGGGAAGGAGGTGCCCGACCCCGCCGTGCTCGACATGAAGG CGAACTTCAGCCTCCCCGAGAAGGGTAACTGGGTGGACGAGGTGATATTCCCGGAGCTCGGTGAGGAGGAAGCCAAAGCGGTGATTGAGGAGTACCACAAGGAGGCGCGCGCCGCGGGAGTTGTGAGGGAGAAGGAGAAGAGGGAGCGCTCCGCCGCGAGGGACGCACCGCCCGCCAAGAGGCCGCGCTCGGCCGAGAGGAGGCGTCCCAGAGACGATAGGAGGAGGGAGCATGGAAGGGATAGAG ACCGCTGGAGCAGCGGCGGCAGCAGGTGGGGTCCCGGGGGCATGGCAGGAGCCGGCGGTGGGGCCCCGCGGGGTGGCCGCTGGGGCCCCGCGCCGCCGAGGGACCGGCCCGCGCCCCAGCCGGGACGGTTTGATCGATGGCCACAAGGGAACAG GAATGACTTTGGTCGTGATCGCGACTTCCGCGGTCGTGGACCCGGCGGGCCCGGAGGCCCTGGTGGTCCAATGGGACCGGGCATGGGGCCCATGGGCCCCGGCCCGCGGCAGGACAGAGGCCCGCGGGGGCCTATGGACAACAGGTTCGGGCCGAACCGCGATCGCCCGCAGAACAGGCCGAACCAGGCGGACAAACGACCGCCCG GTGCGCCGGGCGCGATGGGCGCGGGCGgtgcgggcggcgcgggcggcgcggcaggcggcgcggcgggcggcgcgggcgcgggcgcgggctcGTGGCAGCGCGGCTCGCAGGCGGGCGGCCCGCGCGCGCACCGCGCGGGGCAGCCGCCGCGACCCAACAACCCCAAG GATGGCAACAACCAAGTGCAGAACCCGATTCAAAATCAGGGCGCGAACCAAAACCAAAACCAGAATCAGAATCAACAGGGTTGGAACCAGTGGGCCGGCGGCTGGGGCGGATGGGGAAATTGGGGTAACCAGAACCaag GCTGGGGTAACTGGAATAACTGGAACAACTGGGGCAACAATCAGGGGCAAGGAAACAACGCCAATCAGCAACAGGGGCAGCAAGGCAACAAGGGGCAACAGGGCCAGCAAGGGCAACAGGGCCAACAGCAGTGGTCGAACAACTACGCGGCGCAGCAGTGGTACCAGTGGCAACAGTGGCAACAACAGCAACAGGGCTGGCAGGGG TACGGTTCGGGTGCCGGTGGACAACAAAGCGCAACGCCCGCGGATCAAGCGCAAGCCTGGGCGCAATACTATCAG aacTACGGTGCCGGTAACGCGGCGGCGGCAAGCACGACACCCGGAGCTATCGAAAAGAAGTAA